The following proteins are co-located in the Dromaius novaehollandiae isolate bDroNov1 chromosome 10, bDroNov1.hap1, whole genome shotgun sequence genome:
- the RHCG gene encoding ammonium transporter Rh type C, with protein sequence MERPRHQGMAKNTYMRWRLPLVCLLWEVAMIILFGVFVRFSPEADAHWEEEKQTMNVTSDIENDFYFRYPSFQDVHVMIFVGFGFLMMFLKRYGFGAVGFNFLLAAFGIQWAILMQGWFHSFETGKILIGVENLINADFCVGSVCIAFGAILGKTSPIQLLVMTLFQVTLFAVNEYILLNLLHVKDAGGSMTIHTFGAYFGLTMTLILYRPNLEQSKDKQGSVYHSDLFAMIGTLYLWMYWPSFNSAISEHGDAQHRAAINTYCSLAACVLTTMAFSSMLQKKGKLDMVHIQNATLAGGVAVGTSAEMMLTPYGSLIVGFICGIVSTVGYVYLTPVLESRLHIQDTCGIHNLHGMPGLIGGIVGAITAAAATEDVYGKEGLIKAFDFTGSYKTRTPSVQGGFQAAGIVVSLVMAFAGGALVGGILKLPIWGDPADETCFEDDVYWEVPEDEESGLYHMHNAGDKPASP encoded by the exons ATGGAGCGGCCGAGGCACCAGGGGATGGCGAAGAACACGTACATGCGCTGGCGGCTCCCACTCGTCTGCCTCCTCTGGGAGGTGGCTATGATCATCCTTTTTGGGGTCTTCGTGCGCTTTAGTCCTGAAGCTGATGCACACtgggaggaagagaagcaaaCGATGAATGTGACCAGTGACATAGAGAATGATTTCTACTTCCGATACCCGT CTTTCCAGGATGTCCATGTGATGATCTTTGTGGGCTTTGGCTTCCTCATGATGTTCCTCAAGCGTTATGGATTTGGAGCCGTGGGTTTCAATTTCCTCCTCGCTGCCTTTGGGATCCAGTGGGCTATCCTGATGCAAGGCTGGTTCCACTCTTTTGAGACTGGAAAGATCCTCATTGGAGTGGAGAA ccTGATCAATGCTGATTTCTGTGTGGGCTCTGTGTGCATTGCCTTTGGGGCCATCCTGGGCAAAACCAGCCCCATACAGCTCCTCGTCATGACTTTGTTTCAAGTCACACTCTTTGCAGTGAATGAGTACATCCTGCTCAACCTGCTTCAT GTTAAAGATGCAGGTGGCTCCATGACCATTCACACCTTTGGGGCCTACTTTGGCCTGACCATGACACTCATCCTGTATAGACCCAACCTGGAGCAGAGTAAGGACAAGCAGGGCTCTGTGTACCACTCTGACCTCTTCGCTATGATCG GTACCCTGTATCTGTGGATGTACTGGCCCAGTTTCAATTCAGCAATTTCTGAACACGGGGATGCCCAGCACCGGGCTGCCATTAACACGTACTGCTCACTGGCTGCTTGTGTCCTCACTACAATGGCCTTCTCCAGCATGCTGCAGAAGAAAGGCAAGCTTGACATG GTTCACATCCAGAATGCAACACTGGCTGGTGGCGTGGCTGTGGGCACCAGTGCGGAGATGATGCTGACTCCGTATGGCTCCCTCATTGTCGGGTTCATCTGTGGCATTGTGTCCACAGTGGGGTATGTCTACCTCACG CCTGTTTTGGAGTCCAGGTTGCACATCCAGGACACATGTGGCATCCACAACCTCCATGGCATGCCGGGCCTTATTGGGGGCATTGTGGGAGCCATCACTGCAGCTGCAGCCACGGAGGATGTGTATGGAAAGGAAGG GCTTATCAAGGCCTTTGACTTCACTGGCAGCTACAAGACCCGGACACCCAGTGTCCAAGGAGGTTTCCAGGCAGCTGGCATTGTTGTATCTCTGGTCATGGCTTTCGCTGGGGGGGCCCTTGTGG GAGGCATCCTGAAGCTGCCGATCTGGGGCGATCCCGCGGACGAGACCTGCTTTGAGGATGACGTCTACTGGGAG GTGCCCGAGGACGAGGAGAGCGGCCTGTACCACATGCACAACGCCGGCGACAAGCCCGCCTCCCCctga